The Aedes albopictus strain Foshan chromosome 1, AalbF5, whole genome shotgun sequence genomic interval CCTCATCGTTGGACCGAGCTGCAGGTGCAGCATTGTCAGAAGCAACGGCGGCAAGCTCAACCGTATCGGATAGTTTCACGGTATCTTCTTTCACTTCTTCAGCGGCAACCTGAGCTTGAGTTTCATCTTTGGTTTCAGCAGCAGCAGCTACCACTTCAGAAGCCCCGGCGGCATCGGCGGTTGCACCGGCTTGAACTTCTGGAACTGCGACGGTTTCCTCTTTCTTAGCTTCTTCGACAACTGTTTCGGATTTCACTTCAGGGACTGGATCAGCTGCGGCTTCGGTTGTAGCCGGTGTTTCTGTGGCACTTTCAGATTCTGCTTCTGTAGTCACCGGGACATCCTTGGCATCCGAAGGTTGCTCCTCTGGAACTGTCGCGGTCGCCGTTGGTACTTCCGCCACATCTTTGGCAGGTTCCGCAACTTTTACATCTTCGACGGCTTGTGGCAGTGGCGATGTGTATGCCACAGCGAAAAGTGTTACGAGTAATGCTAGTTGAAGTTTCATTCTGAAAGTAGGAGAAAGGTTGCTAAATATGTTTGTTTGTAGAGATAAGCTATTTAAAAACGATGTGATTGAAAATGATATGCGTAGAAATATTGTTATTTTTATTACACCGAACGGACATAACGAATTGTAGTTAGAATAGGTTTCAGGCTTTCCATTAGTCTGCTTATCTATTCGTTCTTTCTATTCTACCGATTCCGGTATATCTTATTCAATGCCATTGTAGAATACGTCAAGGCGTTTGCTTGAGCATGAAATCTTCTTTTCACATATTTGTGCCATCTGAGTGCAGTCGAATAAGCAGGAGAAAATTAAATTATGCACATAACGGTGAACGCATCGTCGGATTCAGTACTATTCCCCGTATTCCTGAGTTGTTTCATTTCTACACAGAGAAAGTCGGACCCGCTCATCCTCTTCAGAACAGGGGATGCAGGCTGGTGGTCTTTTGTTCAGTGATAAAAAGATTCCGGCTCGGCTTTCTTGTCATGCACATACCTCCATCATACCTCTTGTGTTGCAATGTCAATGTTAGAGAAGTTATGCTCGTTACGCCTAAGCAAACGACGAAATGTGCTGCTGATGAAATGAGGGCGCTCCAGAGAGGAAACCCGTTCCCGTTGCGCTAAAGTGGCGCAAGAATGCCAGATAAGATTCAACGTAAACAGAAGACACCCAATTTAGTGGGTTTCGTATACTTGTCTCCTTCAGTTAATCTTTGCAACAGCAATTTTCTCTTCGAAGAAGCTGTTACTGGTATCGTGGGTCAAAGTTGTATGGACAAATTCCGGAACATAATTTCTACGGAGAGAAGAAATCCGTCGTTCCATTGATGAAAATTGCACTTGCAACCAATGGAATATCATCTTTAAGTATTTCATATTTAGTGTTTGTAAGATCTAATCAATAGTAGCGAACTGTTTTGAGAtaactaaaaatataaaaaagtaagaCAATAAAGGTTTTACGTTCAATTCAGGGTTCAGtattttaaccctttccttcccacgattttgaacgactatttttatgccaaaaagcgtttccgaagatagttcttgaacaaaagttattgcaaattggccatgtttttcgaaatcaacgaaaaaaaaagttgtaaaccaatggtattttgattgtttatcaatagttccactactGAAACAAGTAATTGGGAGTTGGGTATACCTAATGAGAAtaaaatcatattctaaaaactattgcatcatattcatctgattccgtttgtctcgagttcgtcgaaaatcgatgatgctctagagcaaccatgggaatgATTGTTTAATTAGAGAAcgcattttttaaaataaaaccgATCGAATCTGGCAATGTGTTCAACTTTAAATTGTAATGCACATTAGTGTCTCAAGAAAACAGTATTTTGTTGAGGCAAAGTTAACATAAGTCACTTTCGGTGAAGCACTTACGTATGAGAACAACTCGCTGATTTCTCAGCCTCCAAAGAATGAAATGGCCACAGCCTATAAACCTGCAGACTACTGACGGCGCTTATCGACATTATCATCGTCAGTATCTATTGTAGATCCCATTTCAGGATCAAAATACCTGcgtaaaatttgggcacgatcggttatgtctacgctTTGTAGTTTGTTTGGGATTTTTCATGGGAAAATATACTTTTTGCATTACTCATgagaagctcgaatttttctaataccatgtaatcgataatgtgaaaacatagcctagggtgtcttgaaaaactttgtcgaagacaacgAAGTGATCTGATGTCTATTAAAAAGGTTgcagcgttggcattgcttgctattgttattcctttacgtgttaaAACTTAAACACGCATACATGCGATTCGTTGAATATAACTTTATTT includes:
- the LOC109412950 gene encoding brain acid soluble protein 1, with translation MKLQLALLVTLFAVAYTSPLPQAVEDVKVAEPAKDVAEVPTATATVPEEQPSDAKDVPVTTEAESESATETPATTEAAADPVPEVKSETVVEEAKKEETVAVPEVQAGATADAAGASEVVAAAAETKDETQAQVAAEEVKEDTVKLSDTVELAAVASDNAAPAARSNDEEEKKEDAAATTVAPAATAEEEKPVEQPEEKPASASDDATEEAKPAPSEPVKEVTDAEAPAATTTVETKVETTTGAAAAATTKKDDSSEESNESVESEEKKS